Proteins from a genomic interval of Psychrobacter fulvigenes:
- a CDS encoding porin family protein: protein MNILQKSLIVLATASLVSVSAQAAMTYGSYTTQPYVGIKAGQFSLDVDDANVDDPTAYGVYAGLYFDNNFGMEVEYVGSDDADISADGIKGDIDAKTYGVYGTYRYAFANTALYAKGKLGLAKTEVDINLTDGRSLSTSEKGIAGGIGLGYAVNPSFNVEAEYGIMDSDVDAKLLTLGAHLKF, encoded by the coding sequence ATGAATATTTTACAGAAGTCTTTGATAGTTTTAGCAACTGCCTCATTAGTAAGTGTGAGCGCACAAGCAGCTATGACCTATGGGAGTTATACCACTCAGCCATACGTGGGTATCAAGGCTGGTCAATTTAGTTTGGATGTTGATGATGCGAATGTCGATGATCCAACAGCTTATGGAGTCTATGCAGGTCTCTATTTTGATAATAACTTTGGTATGGAAGTTGAATACGTCGGTTCTGATGATGCTGATATCAGCGCTGATGGTATCAAAGGTGATATTGATGCCAAGACTTATGGTGTTTATGGCACTTATCGTTACGCTTTTGCTAATACCGCACTATACGCCAAAGGTAAACTAGGTCTTGCGAAGACTGAAGTGGATATTAATTTAACTGATGGAAGGTCACTATCGACTAGTGAAAAAGGTATCGCAGGTGGCATAGGCTTGGGTTATGCAGTTAACCCTAGTTTTAATGTTGAAGCAGAGTACGGCATAATGGACAGCGATGTTGATGCCAAACTACTTACTCTAGGTGCTCATTTAAAGTTTTAA
- a CDS encoding porin family protein produces MKTLQKTLLALAVGSLVSVGAQAAVSYGSGYVGQPYVGIKAGQFDLDLNGADKPTAYGVYAGYNFDPNFGMEVEYLGSDDADYYNGDVDAKTYGAYGTYRYTFPNTALYAKGKLGVARTEVKASSTVPLSNISDKDTSIAGGIGLGYAVNSDFSVEAEYDKLGSDADLWTVGAHLKF; encoded by the coding sequence ATGAAAACTTTACAAAAAACTTTATTAGCACTAGCAGTAGGTTCTTTAGTTAGCGTAGGCGCACAAGCAGCTGTCTCTTACGGTAGTGGTTATGTTGGTCAGCCGTACGTAGGTATCAAAGCTGGTCAGTTTGACTTAGACCTTAATGGTGCAGACAAGCCAACAGCTTATGGTGTCTATGCTGGTTATAACTTCGATCCTAACTTTGGTATGGAAGTTGAGTACTTAGGTTCAGACGATGCGGATTATTATAATGGTGACGTAGATGCCAAGACTTATGGCGCTTATGGTACTTACCGTTATACTTTCCCGAACACTGCTCTATATGCTAAAGGTAAATTAGGTGTTGCCAGAACTGAAGTGAAAGCTTCTAGTACTGTTCCACTTAGTAACATCTCAGACAAAGATACCAGTATTGCTGGTGGTATTGGTCTAGGTTATGCAGTGAACTCAGATTTCAGTGTCGAAGCTGAATATGACAAGTTGGGTAGCGATGCAGATCTATGGACTGTTGGTGCACACTTAAAGTTCTAA
- a CDS encoding esterase-like activity of phytase family protein yields the protein MTKQDVNTELINIDEFVQGSPLPYVVLDDSHTNAAYPERKLEIRGGGFGSDAAAHPTNANQFYVLTDRGPNADFEGIAGKGKQFLVPDYTPRIGLFELQADGSITKIKEILLKDSSGKPISGLPNPKALGGTNEVPYDVDGQPMTVNPNLPFDEVSNPIRTDINGLDPEGLAVLKDGSFWISDEYGPHLVHYDADGVEIARINPFASDERNNVVIDGKQILLPPEFAKRRANRGMEALSITPDQTTLVGIMESSMDNPDKSGRISSLVRIVTINLDSGHIAQYLYRLDKAQHVTSGIVALNSYEFYVIEHDRKFPLQDSSAQKLIYKINIVDATSIETIASTDIIKPDDTVGLTIDGQTLEQLIAESEDNWQVFESISIKPVKKSLVVDVLAALDYPHDKLEGLWLRQDGSLGLLNDDDFALTDSTIINSKSTVEQKYLDSEKTIEDANRLYIVMPTEYN from the coding sequence ATGACCAAGCAAGATGTGAATACAGAACTCATCAATATAGATGAGTTTGTACAAGGCAGTCCATTACCTTATGTCGTGCTTGATGACTCGCACACCAATGCTGCTTATCCTGAGAGGAAGCTTGAGATTCGAGGCGGCGGCTTTGGCTCAGATGCAGCGGCACATCCAACCAATGCCAATCAGTTTTATGTGCTGACCGATCGTGGCCCCAATGCTGATTTTGAGGGCATTGCAGGTAAGGGTAAGCAGTTTTTGGTACCTGATTATACCCCGCGCATTGGGCTGTTTGAGCTACAAGCCGACGGAAGTATTACCAAGATTAAAGAGATACTGCTTAAAGACAGCAGCGGCAAGCCTATTTCTGGATTACCAAATCCAAAAGCGTTGGGCGGAACCAATGAAGTCCCTTACGATGTCGATGGACAGCCGATGACTGTGAATCCAAACCTACCTTTTGATGAGGTGAGTAACCCCATCAGAACGGATATCAATGGTCTGGATCCTGAAGGCCTTGCTGTACTCAAAGATGGCAGTTTTTGGATCAGTGATGAGTATGGGCCGCACTTGGTTCATTATGATGCGGACGGGGTAGAGATTGCACGTATCAATCCGTTTGCAAGTGATGAGCGCAATAACGTGGTCATTGATGGTAAGCAGATTTTGTTACCGCCAGAGTTTGCTAAGCGTCGTGCCAATCGCGGAATGGAAGCGTTAAGCATCACTCCTGACCAGACGACGCTGGTCGGTATTATGGAGTCCTCTATGGATAATCCTGATAAGTCAGGGCGTATCTCTAGTTTGGTGCGGATAGTCACTATCAATTTGGATTCGGGTCACATAGCGCAATATTTGTATCGTCTTGATAAAGCGCAGCACGTGACATCGGGCATTGTTGCGCTCAACAGTTATGAGTTTTATGTGATTGAGCATGACCGTAAGTTTCCGCTACAGGATAGCTCTGCGCAAAAACTTATCTATAAAATTAATATCGTTGATGCTACTAGTATTGAGACGATTGCTAGCACAGATATTATCAAGCCAGACGATACAGTAGGCTTGACTATCGACGGACAAACGCTAGAGCAGCTCATTGCAGAGAGTGAAGACAATTGGCAAGTATTTGAAAGCATAAGTATTAAACCAGTTAAAAAATCTTTGGTAGTCGATGTTCTCGCGGCATTAGACTATCCACATGACAAACTAGAAGGTCTATGGTTGCGTCAAGATGGCTCACTTGGGCTACTCAATGATGATGATTTTGCGCTGACAGACTCAACGATTATCAATTCGAAAAGTACCGTTGAGCAAAAATATCTGGATAGTGAAAAAACCATAGAGGATGCCAATAGGCTATATATCGTCATGCCTACTGAATATAATTAA
- the grpE gene encoding nucleotide exchange factor GrpE has translation MSEQVPNHEHDVENPKAAQSNIEREDSVLAETLNEFDPQNNSEENTTIENEIDIDAFNARIAELEGEVKQARETTARANAEAYNAQKRMEQEADKSKKFALQKFAKELLEVVDNLERAIENADDTDPVAEGVKLTHKALLDVLNKNGVEVIDPQDEKFNADFHEAVGIDTDAPADTVGTVLQKGYSLNGRLLRPAMVRVGQ, from the coding sequence ATGAGCGAGCAAGTCCCTAATCACGAACATGACGTAGAAAACCCAAAGGCTGCACAAAGTAATATCGAGCGTGAAGACAGCGTATTAGCAGAAACGCTGAATGAGTTTGATCCACAAAATAACTCAGAAGAGAACACGACCATTGAAAACGAGATCGATATTGATGCTTTCAACGCGCGTATCGCAGAGCTAGAGGGCGAAGTCAAGCAAGCCCGCGAGACCACTGCTCGTGCCAATGCAGAAGCCTACAATGCGCAAAAGCGTATGGAACAAGAAGCAGATAAAAGCAAAAAATTTGCTTTGCAAAAATTTGCCAAAGAGTTGTTAGAGGTCGTCGATAATTTAGAGCGCGCTATTGAAAACGCTGACGATACAGATCCAGTTGCTGAAGGGGTGAAGTTGACTCATAAAGCATTACTGGATGTCTTGAATAAGAATGGCGTAGAAGTCATCGATCCACAAGATGAGAAGTTTAACGCTGATTTTCATGAAGCGGTAGGTATTGATACCGACGCTCCAGCAGATACGGTCGGTACGGTATTGCAAAAAGGCTATAGCCTAAATGGTCGCTTACTGCGCCCTGCTATGGTACGTGTCGGACAGTAG
- the hemN gene encoding oxygen-independent coproporphyrinogen III oxidase, whose protein sequence is MTEYSESLINEQQPTTVRPVVEPNNPYASTRGSLASKQLPTFDEAIINKYNRSGPRYTSYPTALEFSEIPDGLETKILQDREARAPLSLYFHIPFCRHLCYYCACNKIITKKNSDSGDYLQYLMAEIKHKRRLLAVPDDSDKPLVKQLHLGGGTPTFLSDEEMVQLWEFLQTQFEFLPEDEGDYSIEIDPRELGDNTLKTLRELGFNRVSLGVQDLDETVQIAVNRVYSAELIENVLNEARDLGFHSINLDLIYGLPHQTPVTLDKTVRRIIEMSPDRLSVFNYAHLPERFKAQRQIKDEDLPDPAAKLTMLGNTINTLSEAGYQYIGIDHFAKPDDELAVAQREGKLHRNFQGYTIMGDCDLLGFGVSSISQIANANTRYILQNDTDLQAYQANIDAAQSNPAVMPAVKVIKTSIKDRLREYVIMNLLCHDYIDFKDVNQKFGIDAITYFIEEIQQLGAMQEDKLIDMDAAGIRVLPKGRLLGRNVAMVFDEYLDKKHKNRFSKVI, encoded by the coding sequence ATGACTGAATACTCAGAAAGTCTAATCAATGAGCAGCAACCCACCACCGTCCGTCCTGTTGTTGAGCCCAACAATCCTTACGCGAGTACTCGCGGTAGCTTAGCTAGTAAGCAGCTACCTACTTTTGATGAAGCGATTATCAATAAATACAACCGTTCGGGACCACGCTATACTTCCTACCCGACCGCTTTAGAATTCTCAGAGATACCTGATGGTCTTGAGACAAAAATCCTTCAAGATCGCGAAGCCCGTGCACCGCTATCTTTGTATTTTCACATCCCCTTCTGTCGTCATCTTTGCTACTACTGCGCCTGCAATAAAATTATCACCAAAAAGAACAGCGACTCAGGTGACTACTTGCAGTATTTAATGGCTGAGATTAAGCATAAGCGTCGCTTATTAGCGGTGCCAGATGATAGTGATAAACCACTCGTTAAGCAGCTACATTTAGGCGGCGGGACGCCAACCTTCCTAAGTGATGAAGAGATGGTACAACTGTGGGAGTTTTTGCAGACTCAATTTGAGTTTTTACCTGAAGACGAAGGTGACTACTCTATCGAGATCGACCCACGTGAGCTAGGTGATAATACCCTAAAGACTCTACGAGAGCTTGGCTTTAACCGAGTCAGCTTAGGGGTGCAAGATTTAGACGAGACCGTACAAATCGCAGTCAATCGCGTGTATTCAGCGGAGCTTATTGAAAACGTACTCAACGAGGCACGTGACTTAGGTTTTCATTCTATTAATCTTGATCTAATTTATGGCCTGCCGCATCAGACACCTGTGACCTTAGATAAAACGGTACGCCGCATCATCGAGATGTCACCAGATCGCTTGTCAGTATTCAACTACGCGCATTTGCCAGAGCGCTTTAAAGCCCAACGCCAAATCAAAGATGAAGACTTGCCAGATCCAGCGGCTAAGCTCACCATGCTTGGTAATACCATCAATACGCTGAGCGAAGCGGGTTATCAATATATCGGTATCGACCACTTTGCCAAGCCTGATGACGAGTTGGCTGTCGCACAGCGCGAAGGCAAGCTGCATCGCAACTTCCAAGGGTACACCATTATGGGCGACTGTGATTTGCTGGGGTTTGGCGTTTCATCCATCAGTCAAATTGCCAATGCCAATACCCGCTATATCCTACAAAACGATACGGACCTACAAGCTTACCAAGCCAATATAGATGCTGCACAGAGCAATCCTGCTGTCATGCCTGCGGTAAAAGTTATCAAAACCTCTATCAAAGATCGCTTGCGTGAATATGTGATTATGAATTTACTCTGTCACGACTATATCGACTTTAAAGACGTCAACCAAAAATTCGGTATCGATGCCATCACTTACTTTATTGAGGAAATTCAACAGCTTGGTGCCATGCAAGAAGACAAGCTTATCGATATGGATGCTGCTGGTATTCGGGTATTACCGAAAGGTCGCCTGCTTGGTCGTAACGTAGCCATGGTATTTGATGAATATCTTGATAAAAAGCATAAGAACCGCTTTTCCAAGGTCATTTAA
- the dnaK gene encoding molecular chaperone DnaK: MGKVIGIDLGTTNSCVAVMEGDSVKIIENAEGTRTTPSIVAYKDDETLVGQSAKRQAVTNPNNTLFAIKRLIGRRFDDKVVQKDIGMVPYKIVKADNGDAWVEVNGKKLAPPQISADILTKMKKTAEDYLGESVTEAVITVPAYFNDSQRQATKDAGKIAGLDVKRIINEPTAAALAYGMDKKQGDSTVAVYDLGGGTFDVSIIEIADVDGEQQFEVLSTNGDTFLGGEDFDSALIDYLVNEFKKEQDVNLKGDSLAMQRLKEAAEKAKIELSSAQSTEVNLPYITADSSGPKHLVITISRSKLESLTEELVQRTMGPCKIALEDAGLKNADIDDVILVGGQTRMPLVQQKVQEFFGQEPRKDVNPDEAVAAGAAIQGAVLSGDKTDVLLLDVTPLTLGIETMGGVMTPIIEKNTMIPTKKSQVFSTAEDNQPAVTIQVYQGERKIANQNKQLGRFDLTDIPPAPRGLPQIEVTFDINADGIMNISATDKGTGKAQSIQIKADSGLSDEEVEQMVRDAEANAAEDEKFANLAQVRNEADGRIHAVQKALKEAEDKVTEDEKSTVETAISELEAATKEDDHDDIKAKLEALDNAFLPVSQKIYADSGAGAEGMDPNQFQQGADAADSSQADDDVVDAEFTEVDEDKK; this comes from the coding sequence ATGGGTAAAGTTATTGGTATTGATTTAGGTACAACTAACTCATGTGTTGCGGTAATGGAAGGTGATAGCGTTAAAATTATCGAAAACGCGGAAGGTACACGTACCACACCCTCTATCGTCGCTTATAAAGATGACGAGACACTGGTTGGCCAATCAGCCAAACGTCAAGCAGTCACCAACCCAAATAACACTTTGTTTGCGATCAAACGTCTGATCGGTCGTCGCTTTGATGACAAGGTCGTACAAAAAGACATCGGTATGGTGCCATACAAAATCGTTAAAGCCGATAATGGTGATGCTTGGGTCGAAGTAAACGGTAAGAAGTTAGCGCCGCCACAGATTTCTGCTGACATCTTAACAAAAATGAAAAAAACAGCAGAAGACTACTTAGGTGAAAGCGTTACTGAAGCGGTCATTACTGTCCCTGCTTACTTTAACGACTCACAGCGTCAAGCAACGAAAGATGCGGGTAAAATTGCTGGTCTTGATGTAAAACGTATTATCAACGAACCAACAGCCGCCGCACTCGCTTATGGTATGGATAAAAAGCAAGGCGATAGCACGGTTGCTGTCTATGACTTAGGTGGTGGTACTTTTGACGTATCAATCATCGAAATCGCTGACGTCGATGGCGAGCAGCAGTTTGAAGTATTATCAACCAACGGTGACACTTTCCTTGGTGGTGAAGACTTTGACTCAGCTTTGATTGACTATCTAGTCAATGAGTTCAAAAAAGAACAAGACGTCAACTTAAAAGGTGACTCACTAGCGATGCAGCGTCTAAAAGAGGCTGCTGAAAAAGCGAAGATTGAGCTATCAAGTGCCCAAAGCACTGAAGTGAACTTACCATATATTACTGCTGACAGCAGTGGTCCTAAGCATTTAGTCATAACCATCAGCCGCTCAAAGCTAGAGAGCCTGACGGAAGAGTTGGTACAACGCACGATGGGTCCTTGTAAGATTGCACTAGAAGATGCTGGCCTTAAAAATGCTGACATCGATGACGTTATCTTAGTTGGTGGTCAGACGCGTATGCCACTTGTACAACAGAAAGTACAAGAGTTCTTCGGTCAAGAGCCACGTAAAGACGTTAACCCTGATGAAGCAGTAGCAGCGGGTGCAGCGATTCAAGGTGCAGTATTGTCTGGCGACAAAACCGACGTATTACTACTTGACGTAACGCCACTGACGCTTGGTATCGAAACAATGGGTGGTGTGATGACGCCAATCATTGAGAAAAACACCATGATTCCTACTAAGAAATCACAAGTGTTCTCTACGGCAGAAGATAACCAGCCAGCAGTAACGATTCAGGTCTATCAAGGTGAGCGTAAAATCGCTAACCAAAACAAACAGCTTGGCCGTTTTGATTTAACCGATATTCCACCAGCACCACGTGGTCTGCCACAAATCGAAGTGACCTTTGATATCAACGCTGACGGTATCATGAACATTTCAGCGACTGATAAAGGTACTGGTAAAGCACAGAGTATCCAGATTAAAGCAGACTCCGGCTTGTCGGATGAAGAAGTCGAGCAAATGGTACGCGACGCTGAAGCGAACGCCGCTGAAGATGAGAAGTTTGCGAACTTAGCACAAGTGCGTAACGAAGCAGATGGTCGTATCCATGCGGTACAAAAAGCACTGAAAGAAGCTGAAGATAAAGTGACTGAAGATGAAAAATCGACAGTAGAAACAGCCATCTCTGAGCTTGAAGCGGCTACCAAAGAAGATGATCACGACGATATCAAAGCCAAGCTTGAAGCGTTGGACAACGCATTCTTACCGGTCAGCCAAAAGATCTACGCTGATAGCGGTGCAGGCGCTGAAGGTATGGATCCAAATCAGTTCCAACAAGGTGCGGATGCAGCAGATAGCAGCCAAGCTGACGATGATGTCGTTGATGCCGAGTTTACTGAAGTTGATGAAGACAAAAAATAA
- a CDS encoding YifB family Mg chelatase-like AAA ATPase translates to MSFAQVYTRSVVGLHAPKVIIEVHLSQGLPALTIVGLPEAAVRESKDRVRSAILNSGFQFPNRRLTINLAPADLPKDGARLDLPIAIGILAASGQLEPEVLSGFEFIGELALNGNLRQVTGSLAVARAIKAEALASKVVQASKNNDQQLSEQGQTVQLIVPIDNGAEASRVEGVEVLGAQSLKAVCDHLQSLADPSGTYECLETVTPSPVQQHAGYKVDLADVKGQHHARRALEIAAAGGHSLLFTGPPGSGKTLMASRLPTILPDLSDEDALEVASTYSVADSDYDYGTRPFRQVHHTISAVALVGGGSRPKPGEITLANKGVLFLDELPEFDRTVLEVLRQPLEAKQITISRANSQMTFPANFQLVAAMNPCPCGYDGDGSGRCRCRPEQIKRYQDKLSGPLLDRIDLHITVPALPIADLQNSQAGETSQQVRTRVAEAHKRQMSRQKKVNNELNPSELDQFIKLGEGEQQLLQMAQQRLNLSARGYHRVLRVARTIADLADSIDITSAHVSEALSYRSK, encoded by the coding sequence ATGTCGTTTGCCCAAGTCTATACGCGTTCGGTCGTTGGCCTGCACGCGCCAAAGGTTATTATTGAGGTGCATCTGTCACAAGGCTTGCCAGCGCTTACCATTGTGGGTTTACCCGAAGCTGCTGTACGCGAGAGTAAAGACAGAGTGCGCTCAGCGATTCTTAATTCAGGTTTCCAGTTTCCCAATCGCCGCTTAACGATTAACTTGGCCCCGGCAGACCTGCCAAAAGATGGCGCAAGGCTAGACTTGCCTATTGCCATTGGCATCTTGGCAGCCAGTGGTCAACTAGAGCCAGAAGTACTGTCAGGGTTTGAGTTTATCGGTGAGCTTGCGCTAAATGGCAACCTGCGGCAAGTGACTGGAAGCCTGGCTGTCGCTCGAGCGATAAAAGCAGAGGCATTGGCGTCAAAGGTAGTGCAAGCGTCAAAAAACAATGACCAACAACTGAGTGAGCAAGGACAAACAGTACAGTTAATCGTACCGATAGATAATGGTGCGGAAGCCAGCCGTGTCGAGGGAGTAGAGGTATTGGGCGCTCAAAGTCTAAAAGCAGTTTGTGACCATTTACAATCGCTAGCAGACCCAAGCGGGACTTATGAGTGTTTGGAGACTGTCACGCCCAGTCCAGTACAACAGCACGCGGGTTACAAAGTAGATTTAGCGGATGTTAAAGGTCAGCATCATGCTAGGCGCGCCTTAGAGATTGCTGCTGCTGGTGGTCATTCACTATTATTTACAGGGCCACCGGGTTCGGGGAAGACATTGATGGCATCGCGGCTACCGACTATCCTGCCTGATTTAAGTGACGAGGACGCGTTAGAGGTTGCCAGTACCTACTCGGTGGCAGACAGCGATTATGACTATGGAACACGGCCATTCAGACAAGTCCATCACACCATATCAGCCGTGGCTTTGGTTGGTGGGGGTTCACGCCCCAAACCTGGTGAGATTACCCTTGCAAATAAGGGCGTTTTGTTTCTCGATGAATTACCTGAGTTTGACCGTACGGTATTAGAGGTATTGCGTCAGCCGCTTGAGGCCAAGCAAATAACCATTAGCCGTGCCAACTCGCAGATGACATTTCCAGCGAACTTTCAATTGGTGGCGGCGATGAATCCTTGCCCTTGTGGCTATGATGGTGATGGATCAGGGCGCTGTCGCTGTCGTCCTGAGCAAATAAAACGCTATCAAGACAAACTATCAGGGCCGCTGCTTGATCGGATTGATCTACATATTACGGTACCAGCGCTCCCTATTGCAGATTTGCAAAATAGTCAGGCTGGCGAGACGTCTCAGCAAGTACGCACTCGGGTGGCAGAGGCACATAAGCGACAAATGTCACGGCAAAAAAAGGTCAACAATGAGCTCAATCCGAGCGAGCTTGATCAGTTTATAAAGCTAGGAGAGGGCGAGCAGCAGTTATTACAGATGGCGCAGCAGCGCTTGAACTTATCTGCGCGTGGCTATCATCGAGTATTACGAGTCGCACGCACGATTGCCGATCTTGCTGATAGTATTGATATTACCAGCGCTCATGTGTCTGAAGCACTTAGCTATCGCAGCAAATAA
- a CDS encoding arylamine N-acetyltransferase family protein, translating to MSDINYKYYLKQLGFTESEINQSITPDLDTLKRLQLAHLTQYPFQSVTTILDRPVDLEEETIYDKLVVRRLGGYCYELNGLFLALLRHLGYEARVITGIVIINNQLEPRNARTHMALMVTVNEQNYLVDVGFGGLVPSAPLLFTYNQDNYKADTQKDNDQLEPQIQTTPHGRYKIIKDDSFDNQSENPILPHAQVNYERYILCCEVKSEWQMLYVFDLLPQIQMDMIVGSWYISTYPKSPFKTRLMASRLDKDGRRHTLLNDKYQCHQLGKPSQSTILKDLNEVLTQLKEVFWIDIADKLTPNEQRKLQHFLENNQ from the coding sequence ATGAGCGACATTAATTATAAGTATTATCTTAAACAGTTGGGATTTACAGAGTCGGAGATTAATCAATCGATTACTCCTGATTTAGATACCCTAAAACGTTTACAGTTGGCACATTTAACGCAGTATCCTTTTCAGAGCGTGACCACTATTTTGGATAGACCAGTGGACTTAGAAGAGGAGACAATCTATGACAAGTTAGTTGTGCGACGTTTAGGCGGATATTGTTATGAGCTCAATGGTTTATTTTTAGCGCTGCTACGCCATTTAGGTTATGAGGCGCGTGTCATTACTGGCATCGTTATTATAAACAATCAACTCGAGCCGCGTAACGCTCGCACTCATATGGCTTTGATGGTGACTGTTAATGAACAAAACTATTTGGTTGATGTGGGTTTCGGTGGTCTAGTGCCCAGTGCACCTTTACTATTTACCTATAATCAAGATAACTACAAAGCTGATACTCAAAAGGACAATGATCAACTCGAGCCACAAATACAAACTACGCCGCATGGCCGCTATAAAATCATTAAAGATGATAGCTTCGATAATCAATCTGAGAACCCGATACTACCTCATGCCCAAGTAAATTATGAGCGCTATATCTTATGCTGCGAAGTTAAGTCTGAATGGCAGATGCTCTATGTTTTTGACCTATTACCGCAAATCCAAATGGATATGATTGTCGGTAGTTGGTATATCTCCACTTATCCGAAATCGCCTTTCAAAACTAGGCTCATGGCTTCAAGACTTGATAAAGACGGTAGAAGGCACACGTTATTGAATGATAAATATCAGTGTCATCAGCTGGGCAAACCCAGTCAAAGCACTATTCTAAAAGACCTAAATGAAGTATTGACGCAGCTAAAGGAAGTGTTTTGGATAGATATCGCTGATAAGCTAACTCCAAATGAGCAGCGAAAACTGCAGCATTTTTTGGAAAACAATCAATAA
- a CDS encoding SPFH domain-containing protein: protein MNGLSIVMLVLAALVVFTVYKGVCIVPQGYKWVVQRLGKYQQTLEPGFSIIIPFVDRIAYKVTTKDIVLDIPSQEVITRDNVVIIANAVAYINIVRPDKAVYGIEDYEYGIRNLVQTSLRSIIGEMDLDNALSSRDEIKALLKHAISEDIADWGITLKTVEIQDINPSQTMQASMEEQAAAERLRRATVTRADGQKQAAILEADGRLEASRRDAEAQVVLAKGSEESIRLITAAMGDEEMPIVYLLGEQYIKSIRQLAESDNSKMVVLPADILSTVKGMVGDKLKV, encoded by the coding sequence ATGAATGGCCTTAGTATCGTTATGCTGGTATTGGCTGCGCTAGTCGTCTTTACGGTATACAAAGGCGTATGTATCGTGCCGCAAGGCTACAAATGGGTGGTTCAGCGGCTAGGTAAGTATCAACAAACTTTAGAGCCTGGATTTAGTATTATTATTCCTTTTGTTGATAGGATTGCCTATAAAGTAACGACTAAAGATATCGTCCTTGATATCCCCTCACAAGAAGTCATTACTCGTGATAACGTGGTTATTATTGCCAACGCCGTTGCTTATATTAATATCGTGCGCCCTGATAAAGCGGTTTATGGTATTGAGGATTATGAGTATGGTATTCGTAATTTGGTGCAGACTTCATTGCGTTCTATCATTGGTGAGATGGATTTAGATAATGCCTTATCTAGCCGTGATGAAATTAAAGCCTTGCTTAAACATGCGATTTCAGAAGATATTGCCGATTGGGGTATTACCCTTAAAACAGTAGAGATTCAAGATATTAATCCTTCACAAACCATGCAGGCGTCGATGGAAGAGCAGGCAGCGGCAGAGCGTCTCCGCCGTGCGACAGTGACACGTGCCGATGGTCAAAAGCAGGCTGCTATCTTGGAAGCAGATGGGCGCTTGGAGGCCTCACGCCGCGATGCTGAAGCGCAAGTCGTACTGGCCAAAGGGTCTGAAGAGTCTATTCGTCTTATTACCGCTGCTATGGGCGATGAAGAAATGCCGATTGTCTACTTGCTTGGTGAGCAGTATATCAAGTCGATTCGTCAGTTAGCTGAGTCTGATAACTCAAAAATGGTGGTATTACCTGCTGATATACTAAGTACGGTAAAAGGTATGGTTGGTGATAAACTAAAAGTTTAA